A portion of the Haemorhous mexicanus isolate bHaeMex1 chromosome 3, bHaeMex1.pri, whole genome shotgun sequence genome contains these proteins:
- the CENPF gene encoding centromere protein F isoform X2, producing the protein MSWAVEEWKEGLSPRVLQKIHELESQVDKFKKERQQRQYQLETLEAALQKQKQKVESEKNESAILKRENQSLMELCDNLEKAKQKISHDLQVKESQVNIQSGQLNSCKKDIEKLEQELKRCKCELERSQQTLTAGDVSFSGTPQKSFTAPLTPVQSNNDAKFEELEEKYRKKVQENKELELQLRTIQLKKINQPHPQSSLSHREIARHQASSSVFSWQQEKTPSRNPETPARGSSAAFSFPWDKETNSSILSEKNEFDNSFAENSNSSLMIQLKAQNQELNSIIKDLEQQLQAQEKLKRSHMYKHQETELELDRLKLELTEKDKILNKTRDKLTQTSTQLDQATTQVQMLEQKVKRLSEELNCQRQNAESARQSLEQKIKAKEKEYQQELSCQQRALQTLDQQCNQIRSKRNQELQQAKSDFNLLQAEFDKVMAVKQRLEHDTGDLTQKLCRAEQTLSAAQAKEADLTRSFLEVKQEKNLLNCQLEKKSREIHQLGEELNVIKQSLKQSQNFAEEMKNKNAVLEVELKLLEEKFKRQESSLSLENMKIALADMEKQQESTRDLLKEKDNHIKEQDCKISKMEGESEALQRLLELKQRECEELQKEATVFSQWKNETDNLINKLKSEKEGMLAHINDLEGSLQSQQSKNHEHSEKLRMMQTESDRKSTEIKELKDMLECKSAELEEQKKAFDEFKQKAECSDKKYCKEIENMSCKIFQLTNQVAEVEEKLQLAASQGLQREQCYHDLLGEYEKICCLVKAKDASEMTEDGEVNLLSRQDKTPLENMQFAATNSNTGVLDHGCAGTLLEMGKTKDLANLQEQISFLESSLAAQKQLNSNQQQQYEDLLQIKSETEQRLFAVEQTYTSFMTETEQHISNLQADISARQELVEKTSALLEEKDKQLQTLNERLENQEVELQDLKINNKLLEDSLRQLKLMSETWDSEKKDMSSMICSYSKKIGELTEENTALRDLSIALKQEQITLLEANKNIYDSLKEREEIISEMSGKHEVERQHIQSRTEEIKTELEVLQAKYKSVEEENGKILNILREQTIELDEKKAKLEQEKQVLSENKDILHKLIASEEIKKDLVHELQQLQSEFSSIQHVPTVELDCLSREMLNVRTRQNTMQEKCGFVFQENEQLGKELPIINEPLMCSVNCEQRLCSEQLRKSMEEKDIELNKYQVKLELLQMDFEDSEISLKNCRLEVMQLETALKGMEVELEKSVREKERLQEELLSVKELKTADSSLTVLEEDGHSLEYNYSDISQDRGKRGIDESPSSVLLASSLQVTINQLSELEKMCERLQNENTALASGLKDAKTNGTTSINKEEEETDDIMNADSNLKAEKVVLPDELMDQSDNSDLRMDSDNKEVSFRLKESSSSDYEDLKLSSKEVKVHFAEVREKLLTFQDEHLKLYEQHCSMSSKICELQSCIEILKAENSSLLTSQSSAHEDSVQVSLSSSQADMLPKFDETKAADSSSDLSVNPCLLEVSEVIDSHNSGSCKWTEEMNQTDSSVEVISEDAAEVLVEKCHNDHNLDSVRELRNITSRKSNLENRIEELQMLCQTYEKAIKVLEDQFHVQENMKNEEIQELKEVILAERKEIDHLKQQNLSEKEEWQEKLNNVTMEMECKLAAERKQTENLSLELEAARLQLQVLDLSSHSLLCTDIENNIEQENSTPYKLRVPVENSALKNNNLKIIPIEKMAAGDAFVCKNETETAEARLMEDDTEKISGEHECKNTTGKITSPSDHANALSFSSSGVLSAGYFCENQITTEMLQEEAKQQTAENLKLIYEIEKEQSNVDLKIRAEQSNSEMNFQEAQIISNSSAFAGLEEAAVAVKEENCDINEKHRSVSVNKQELSLHIVSSEKEPENLKSELKICNVRLPNAADMFDVEMTKRAGQEQFLAAENGWESPKSEQADNHALFIEPDIKMLQAKCQQLEREREVNLKTISSFQEHLVSVRAERNYIGQELSILSESKKELDQKYQKLQEKLKQLELTKMDSTEFIRRLEDEIRTQANLLEAAKSDANQLCNEKDSLLQKLQSLENDAVSFTLEKEKLQNEVADSKNEKELIARELGMMQHKLGSSEMENSKLSKSLEGLLMEKGELAARLSAAQKEADQLRCGIEKLKVKIESDEKKKRHIAEKLRDNERKADSLQDKIERLERELEMSEKNLEDTVIELETAKAEAEALATEMEEMTEKLKCSNLQVDVLTSQKECLAKDLKEMQKRFLELESSNLTTAKQLEEKEEQKIQIKDEFENTVALLRSELKDMSEKLEFSCKEEADARAKEQVLIDQVAHLEQDKIMLLQECQEIKNENIKLDQAREVLVQELMDCKKKLDEKVRENGALEKQVKETEALSLQLAHMQHELECWHQEKERLRNLIAELKLKEQHFPNGETSLDILNVLKMSYKDLEKELESTLCEKNTLCKKVNELAESQTELQVKLSNTEQKIAKLHEERNKLAEEMQCVQEHSERSRIQLHLTTSEKNELTRCLEMVQNQLQEKESEIKREISEYKDRLLQAEKEHQDALTEANRKNEVEIEACHEKISSLEHFISSQKLEIEHLKSNKEQLNNSLKEANQSLGELLKTKADNSNIIIQLKKENEYAHRKVQMWMKSCKQLEQEKEKLQKQLAEHDELLKKENLTMAKHNKEGFADIPSGKVSPYILRRTTLHLRSSPRVAASSEKRPLPAQDSQKCRPDHLGEHCSLTPGGSKPQKENDEQQSQAFPPMNSTSRSPLCLHKQSPNPLSDNTRESRTMHKADHSLNEQGLSEQDEQKENCKVQ; encoded by the exons atgagctgggctgtggaggAGTGGAAAGAGGGTCTGTCCCCCAGAGTCCTGCAGAAGATCCACGAGCTGGAAAGTCAAGTGGATAAGTTTAAAAAGGAGCGTCAGCAAAGGCAATACCAGCTAGAGACTTTGGAGGCAGCATTgcagaaacagaagcagaag gttgaaagtgaaaaaaatgaatCTGCAATACTCAAAAGAGAAAACCAGAGCTTGATGGAATTGTGCGATAATCttgagaaagcaaagcagaaaatttcaCATGATCTTCAAGTAAAGGAATCTCAGGTCAACATTCAGTCAGGTCAGCTGAATTCCTGCAAGAAGGATATTGAAAAGCTAGAGCAAGAACTGAAAAG ATGCAAATGTGAGCTTGAGAGAAGTCAGCAAACATTGACTGCAGGAGATGTATCATTCAGTGGCACTCCACAGAAAAGTTTTACTGCTCCTTTAACACCAGTTCAAAGTAATAATG ATGCTAAGTTTGAAGAACTagaagaaaaatacaggaaaaaagtacaagaaaataaagagcTAGAGTTACAACTGAGAACCATCCAGCTTAAG aaaataaaccagCCTCATCCTCAAAGCTCTTTGAGTCACAGAGAGATTGCTCGGCATCAGGCTTCCTCATCTGTGTTTTCATGGCAACAGGAAAAGACACCTTCTAGAAATCCAGAAACACCTGCAAGGGGAAGTTCTGCAGCAttctcctttccttgggatAAAGAAACAAATTCAAGTATTCTGTCGGAGAAGAACGAGTTTGACAACAGCTTTGCAGAGAACTCGAATTCCTCCCTCATGATCCAGCTAAAAGCACAGAACCAAG aacTAAATTCCATTATTAAAGACCTAGAACAGCAATTGCAAGctcaagaaaaactgaagaggTCCCACATGTATAAACATCAAGAGACTGAACTGGAGCTGGACAGATTGAAGTTGGAATTAACAGAGAAGGATAAAATTCTGAATAAAACCAGAGATAAACTGACTCAAACAAGTACACAACTTGATCAAGCTACCACTCAG GTCCAAATGTTGGAGCAAAAGGTGAAGCGATTGTCAGAGGAACTGAATTGCCAGAGACAAAATGCTGAGAGTGCTCGTCAGTCTttggaacagaaaataaaggcCAAGGAAAAAGAATACCAACAG GAACTGTCTTGTCAGCAGCGTGCCTTGCAAACACTGGATCAGCAGTGCAACCAGATAAGAAGCAAACGGAACCAGGAGCTACAGCAAGCCAAAAGTGACTTCAATCTTCTGCAGGCAGAATTTGACAAA GTAATGGCAGTAAAACAACGCTTGGAACACGACACTGGTGATCTCACCCAgaagctgtgcagagcagagcagactTTATCAGCAGCCCAGGCTAAGGAAGCTGACCTGACAAGGAGCTTTCTG gaagtgaagcaggagaaaaatcttCTCAATTGTCAGCTTGAAAAGAAATCGCGAGAGATCCACCAGCTTGGAGAAGAACTCAATGTGATCAAGCAATCTCTAAAGCAAAGCCAAAATTTTGCAGAAGAGATGAAAA ATAAGAATGCTGTTCTGGAAGTAGAGCTGAAGTTACtggaagagaaatttaaaaggCAAGAGAGCTCACTTTCACTGGAGAACATGAAAATAGCTTTAGCTGACATGGAAAAGCAACAAGAGTCTACCCGAGATCTCCTTAAGGAAAAAGATAATCATATTAAAGAACAAGACTGTAAAATAAGTAAGATGGAGGGAGAATCAGAAGCTTTGCAGAGACTTCTTGAATTAAAGCAGAGAGAATGTGAAGAATTGCAAAAAGAGGCTACTGTTTTTTCTCAATGGAAAAATGAAACTGATAATCTTATAAATAAACTAAAGTCTGAAAAGGAAGGTATGCTGGCTCATATTAATGACTTGGAGGGTTCCCTTCAAAgtcagcaaagcaaaaatcatGAGCACAGTGAGAAACTTAGAATGATGCAAACCGAAAGTGACAGGAAATCCACAGAGATTAAAGAACTGAAAGATATGCTGGAATGTAAAAGTGCAGAAttagaagaacaaaaaaaagcttttgatgAATTTAAGCAGAAAGCAGAATGTTCtgataaaaaatattgcaaagagATAGAAAATATGTCCTGTAAAATATTCCAGCTCACCAACCAAGTTGCTGAAGTAGAAGAAAAGTTACAATTGGCAGCAAGTCAAGGACTGCAAAGGGAGCAGTGCTATCATGACCTGCTTGGTGAATATGAAAAAATCTGTTGTCTTGTAAAAGCAAAAGATGCTTCAGAAATGACAGAAGATGGAGAAGTTAATTTACTAAGCAGACAGGATAAGACTCCTTTAGAGAATATGCAATTTGCAGCAACTAACTCCAACACTGGGGTGCTGGATCATGGATGTGCAGGAACTCTTCTAGAAATGGGAAAAACTAAGGATCTGGCCAATTTACAAGAGCAGATCTCTTTTCTTGAGAGTTCTTTAGCAGCTCAAAAGCAGCTGAATtcaaatcagcagcagcagtatgAAGACTTACTGCAAATAAAGAGTGAAACAGAACAAAGGTTATTTGCAGTAGAACAGACGTACACAAGCTTCATGACAGAAACTGAGCAGCACATCAGTAATTTGCAAGCAGATATTTCAGCACGTCAGGAATTAGTTGAAAAAACTTCAGCTCTCCTTGAGGAAAAGGACAAGCAACTGCAAACTTTGAATGAAAGATTAGAAAACCAAGAAGTTGAGCTTCAGGATTTAAAGATCAATAATAAATTGCTTGAGGATTCACTAAGACAGCTGAAGCTCATGTCTGAAACATGGGATTCAGAGAAGAAGGACATGTCTTCAATGATTTGCTCATACAGTAAAAAAATTGGTGAACTTACTGAAGAAAATACAGCCCTTAGGGATTTAAGCATTGCTTTAAAGCAAGAACAAATAACTTTACTGgaggcaaataaaaatatttatgatagtttaaaggaaagagaagaaataatttctgagatGTCTGGAAAACATGAGGTGGAAAGACAGCATATTCAATCAAGAacagaagaaatcaaaacagaGCTTGAAGTTTTGCAGGCAAAGTATAAATCTgtagaagaagaaaatggaaaaattctgAACATTTTGAGAGAGCAGACAATTGAAttagatgaaaaaaaagcaaaattagagCAAGAGAAACAGGTACTCAGTGAGAACAAAGATATCTTACATAAGCTAATAGcctcagaagaaataaaaaaggactTGGTTCATGAACTTCAGCAACTGCAGTCAGAATTTTCCAGCATCCAACATGTGCCTACTGTGGAGCTTGACTGTTTAAGCCGGGAAATGTTAAATGTCAGGACAAGACAAAATACAATGCAAGAGAAATGTGGCTTTGTATTTCAAGAAAATGAGCAACTGGGGAAGGAACTACCAATAATAAATGAACCTCTAATGTGCAGTGTTAATTGTGAACAAAGACTCTGTTCAGAACAGTTGAGAAAGTCCATGGAAGAAAAGGATATTGAGCTGAATAAATACCAGGTTAAACTTGAGCTTCTTCAAATGGATTTTGAGGATAGTGAAATCTCTCTAAAGAACTGCAGGTTAGAAGTGATGCAGCTGGAGACGGCTTTAAAAGGCATGGAAGTAGAACTTGAGAAAAGtgtgagagagaaagagagactGCAGGAAGAACTACTGTCTGTTAAAGAACTGAAAACTGCAGATTCTTCGCTTACAGTATTAGAGGAAGATGGCCACTCATTGGAGTATAATTACAGTGACATTTCCCAGGATCGTGGCAAAAGAGGAATAGATGAAAGCCCTTCATCAGTGTTGCTGGCATCCTCTTTGCAGGTAACAATAAATCAACTGAGTGAGCTTGAGAAAATGTGTGAGAGGTTGCAGAATGAAAACACTGCATTAGCCTCTGGATTGAAAGATGCTAAAACCAATGGTACCACAAGTATTAataaagaggaagaggagacagATGATATAATGAATGCAGATAGCAATTTAAAAGCTGAGAAAGTTGTTCTTCCTGATGAACTTATGGATCAAAGTGATAACAGTGATCTGAGAATGGATTCTGATAATAAGGAAGTGTCCTTCAGACTTAAAGAAAGCAGTTCTTCTGACTATGAAGATTTGAAATTGTCCAGCAAAGAAGTTAAAGTACACTTTGCAGAAGTAAGAGAGAAGCTTTTGACTTTCCAGGATGAGCACCTAAAATTATATGAACAGCACTGTAGTATGAGCTCAAAGATATGTGAGCTGCAGTCTTGTATTGAAatactgaaagcagaaaattctTCACTATTGACAAGTCAGAGCAGTGCTCATGAAGATTCTGTGCAAGTGTCACTGTCATCCAGCCAAGCTGACATGCTGCCTAAATTTGATGAAACTAAGGCCGCAGATTCTTCCTCAGACCTTTCTGTAAATCCCTGTTTATTAGAAGTAAGTGAGGTGATTGATTCTCATAACAGTGGTTCATGCAAATGGACAGAGGAAATGAATCAGACAGACAGTTCTGTAGAAGTAATTTCAGAGGATGCAGCAGAAGTTTTGGTTGAAAAGTGTCATAATGATCACAATTTGGATTCTGTTAGAGAGCTCAGGAATATTACTTCAAGAAAATCTAACCTTGAAAATAGAATTGAAGAACTGCAGATGCTCTGTCAGACGTATGAGAAGGCCATCAAGGTGCTTGAAGATCAGTTTCATGTTCAAGAGAAtatgaaaaatgaggaaatacaAGAGCTGAAAGAAGTTATACTtgctgaaaggaaagaaatagatCATCTCAAACAGCAAAATCTATCTGAGAAGGAAGaatggcaggagaagctgaatAATGTGACTATGGAGATGGAGTGCAAActggcagcagaaagaaaacaaactgagAATCTCTCTTTGGAGCTGGAAGCAGCAAGACTCCAACTACAGGTCCTTGATTTAAGTTCTCATTCTTTGCTGTGCACAGATATTGAAAAT AACATAGAACAAGAAAACAGTACTCCTTATAAATTAAGAGTGCCTGTTGAAAACTCAgctctgaaaaataataatcttaAAATAATCCCCATTGAGAAAATGGCAGCAGGAGATGCCTTTGTGTGTAAAAATGAAACTGAGACTGCAGAAGCAAGATTAATGGAAGATGACACTGAGAAAATTTCTGGAGAACATGAGTGTAAAAATACGACAGGAAAAATAACCAGCCCTTCAGACCATGCCAATGCATTGTCATTTTCCAGTAGTGGGGTTTTGAGTGCTGGatatttctgtgaaaatcaAATAAccactgaaatgcttcaggaaGAGGCAAAACAACAGACTGCTGAAAATTTGAAGCTGATCTATGAGAtagaaaaagagcaaagcaaTGTAGATTTGAAAATAAGAGCAGAGCAATCAAACTCGGAAATGAACTTCCAGGAGgcacaaataatttcaaatagcTCAGCTTTTGCAGGACTGGaggaagctgctgtggctgttaaGGAAGAAAACTGTGACATAAATGAAAAACACAGATCTGTTTCTGTCAATAAGCAGGAGTTATCTCTTCACATAGTCTCATCAGAAAAAGAACCTGAGAACCTCAAGTCTGAGCTGAAGATATGTAATGTTAGATTGCCTAATGCAGCAGACATGTTTGATGTAGAAATGACCAAGAGAGCTGGTCAGGAACAATTTCTTGCAGCTGAAAATGGATGGGAGAGTCCAAAATCTGAGCAAGCTGATAACCATGCCTTGTTCATAGAGCCTGACATCAAAATGCTTCAGGCAAAATGTCAACAATtagaaagggagagggaagttAATCTGAAAACTATTTCTAGCTTTCAAGAGCACCTTGTTTCAGTCAGAGCTGAGAGAAACTATATTGGCCAAGAACTGAGtattttgtctgaaagcaaaaAAGAGCTGGATCAGAAGTACCAAAAGCTacaagagaaattaaaacaattagAATTAACTAAAATGGATTCTACTGAATTCATTAGAAGGTTAGAGGATGAAATAAGGACACAAGCAAATCTGCTTGAGGCTGCAAAATCTGATGCAAATCAATTATGCAATGAAAAAGACAGTCTTCTTCAGAAGCTGCAAAGTTTAGAAAATGATGCTGTATCTTTCAccctagaaaaagaaaaactccagAATGAAGTAGCAGattcaaagaatgaaaaagagcTGATTGCAAGAGAGTTGGGAATGATGCAGCATAAATTAGGTTcatcagaaatggaaaattcaaAGCTTTCCAAATCTTTGGAAGGCTTGTTAATGGAAAAAGGAGAACTTGCTGCAAGACTCAGCGCAGCACAGAAAGAAGCAGACCAATTGCGATGTGGAATTGAGAAGCTGAAAGTAAAAATTGAGTCTGATGAGAAGAAAAAACGTCACATTGCTGAAAAGCTGAGAGACAATGAACGGAAAGCTGACTCTCTTCAGGATAAAATAGAGAGGCTTGAAAGGGAATTGGAGATGTCAGAGAAAAATCTAGAAGATACAGTTATTGAGTTGGAGACTGccaaagcagaggcagaagcatTAGCGACAGAGATGGAAGAGATGactgaaaagctgaaatgttCTAACTTACAAGTTGATGTCCTCACCTCACAAAAAGAGTGTTTGGCtaaagatttaaaagaaatgcaaaaaagatTCCTTGAACTAGAGTCTTCAAATTTGACTACAGCCAAACAgctggaagaaaaggaggaacaAAAGATACAAATCAAAGATGAGTTTGAAAATACTGTGGCATTGCTGAGATCTGAGCTCAAAGATATGAGTGAGAAGTTAGAGTTTTCATGCAAAGAGGAAGCAGATGCTAGAGCAAAAGAGCAAGTCTTGATTGATCAGGTGGCTCATCTTGAGCAAGATAAAATAATGCTGTTACAGGAAtgtcaggaaataaaaaatgaaaacataaaattggaTCAAGCAAGGGAAGTACTTGTTCAAGAATTGATGGATTGTAAAAAAAAACTCGATGAAAAGGTGCGGGAAAATGGTGCTCTTGAAAAGCAGGTGAAAGAAACAGAAGCACTGTCTTTGCAGCTGGCTCACATGCAGCATGAACTTGAATGCTGGCACCAGGAAAAAGAGAGGCTGCGGAACTTGATTGCTGAGTTGAAGCTGAAGGAGCAACATTTTCCTAATGGTGAAACCTCTCTGGATATCCTGAATGTTCTAAAAATGTCTTATAAGGACCTTGAGAAGGAACTGGAATCTACACTTTGTGAAAAGAACACTCTATGTAAAAAG gtaAATGAACTGGCTGAAAGTCAAACTGAACTGCAAGTCAAGCTAAGTAATACTGAACAGAAGATTGCCAAATTacatgaagaaagaaataagcTTGCTGAAGAAATGCAATGTGTTCAAGAACATTCAGAAAGGAGCAGA ATTCAGCTGCATCTaacaacttcagaaaaaaatgaactgaCCAGGTGTTTGGAGATGGTCCAGAATCAactacaagaaaaagaaagtgaaattaaaagaGAGATATCAGAATACAAAGACAGACTACTTCAAGCAGAGAAAGAGCATCAGGATGCTCTGACAGAAGCAAACCGAAAG